From the Leptospira biflexa serovar Patoc strain 'Patoc 1 (Paris)' genome, one window contains:
- the lipA gene encoding lipoyl synthase, which yields MNPLKKKPRSKNLNPTVPLPDWMKVRVSFPTDSDALSVVRAEVESKELHTVCESASCPNLNHCWNRKTATYMLAGDICTRRCQYCDVAFGKPKPLDSLEPERVARSVQSLGLRHVVLTAVNRDDLKDGGASHFAETITKIKTYHKDCTIEVLIPDFKAKEDSLQILYAAKPNIINHNIETVESLFPTITPQKNYKRSLEVLAHIANHGFLTKSGIILGLGETDEDVNQCLMDLFAHGVRMLTIGQYLQPGPTHYPVQSFVRPETFVMWKETAYKIGFKTVASGPLVRSSYHADEYFHEESQILPTE from the coding sequence ATGAATCCATTAAAAAAGAAACCTCGCTCCAAAAATCTAAACCCCACCGTTCCCCTCCCGGACTGGATGAAGGTGCGAGTGAGCTTTCCTACGGATTCGGATGCACTTTCTGTTGTCCGAGCGGAGGTGGAATCCAAAGAGCTCCATACAGTTTGCGAATCCGCAAGTTGCCCAAACCTCAACCATTGTTGGAACCGCAAAACTGCCACATATATGCTCGCAGGAGACATTTGTACAAGAAGGTGCCAATACTGTGATGTTGCCTTTGGAAAACCAAAACCCTTAGATTCCCTCGAACCAGAACGAGTCGCAAGATCTGTGCAGTCGCTTGGACTGAGACATGTGGTCCTCACCGCTGTGAACCGGGATGATTTAAAAGATGGAGGGGCAAGTCACTTTGCAGAAACCATCACCAAAATCAAAACCTACCATAAAGATTGTACGATCGAAGTTCTCATCCCTGACTTTAAGGCAAAAGAAGATTCCTTACAGATTCTGTATGCGGCGAAACCGAATATCATCAATCATAATATCGAAACTGTGGAATCACTCTTCCCTACCATCACCCCACAAAAAAACTACAAACGTTCTCTCGAAGTATTAGCTCATATTGCAAACCATGGATTTCTCACGAAAAGTGGGATCATTCTTGGACTCGGGGAAACAGACGAAGATGTAAACCAATGCCTAATGGATTTATTTGCTCATGGTGTCCGGATGTTGACAATCGGTCAGTACCTACAGCCAGGCCCAACCCACTACCCAGTGCAAAGTTTCGTCCGCCCAGAAACCTTTGTCATGTGGAAAGAAACGGCATACAAGATTGGATTTAAAACGGTAGCTTCTGGACCACTCGTTCGGTCTTCCTACCATGCAGATGAATATTTCCATGAGGAATCCCAAATTCTACCGACAGAGTAG
- a CDS encoding pseudouridine synthase → MRINAFLAKLGLGSRRKVEELVLAGRVKINGSTITDLSFQVNEEDSILFDGKPVTKEEGSDSRPKIIAFNKPPGFLTSHEDKHHENTIFTLLPESFQKYNYAGRLDLDSRGLILLSIDGNFIQKVTHPKNKIDKEYIISLKQPVSWKKIAEEFMLGVREGGETLRALAVKPANVFPEKTPPGFTSYLSIVLKEGKKRQIRRMCKTKDLVVLDLYRIRIGKLDLRNFDLLEGKYKVVTEEQVLGNLNP, encoded by the coding sequence ATGAGGATCAATGCATTTCTTGCCAAATTAGGTTTAGGTTCCCGTAGAAAGGTCGAAGAATTGGTCCTCGCCGGTAGGGTCAAAATCAACGGAAGTACCATCACAGACTTGTCTTTCCAGGTAAACGAAGAGGATTCTATTCTCTTTGATGGAAAACCTGTGACAAAAGAAGAAGGTTCCGATTCTAGACCAAAAATCATCGCCTTTAATAAACCACCAGGGTTTCTCACATCCCATGAAGACAAACACCATGAGAATACCATCTTTACATTATTACCAGAGTCGTTTCAAAAATACAATTATGCGGGACGCCTTGATTTAGATTCGAGAGGGCTTATTCTATTATCCATCGATGGAAATTTCATTCAGAAGGTGACACATCCTAAAAATAAAATTGATAAAGAATATATTATTAGTTTGAAACAACCTGTCAGTTGGAAAAAAATTGCCGAAGAATTTATGTTAGGTGTAAGAGAAGGTGGAGAAACACTTAGAGCACTTGCTGTAAAACCAGCCAATGTATTCCCCGAAAAAACACCACCTGGTTTTACCAGTTACCTCAGCATCGTCTTAAAAGAAGGGAAAAAAAGGCAAATCCGAAGGATGTGTAAAACAAAAGATTTGGTTGTTCTTGATTTGTATCGGATCCGCATTGGGAAATTAGATTTGCGAAATTTTGATCTATTGGAAGGAAAATACAAAGTGGTCACAGAAGAGCAAGTTCTTGGAAATTTGAATCCTTAA
- a CDS encoding DUF1574 domain-containing protein: protein MKSKPFLFYPVVLFLFIFLVDKIFLLPIFHDEFLQAGNSVFYFQRKVLKERLLRDPDLKDKKLALVFGDSRSYPFSELGIPEPHKKDWSLYNFSSPQGIPMNSFIQFQEILESGVTPNFVILSLSPEAFDDSKGFILSPFLRMGCDKNCIETVWEDVPSKEKWYYFLDHVFAIRSVEFNLSLFSSRLKQGKLREYKSAYNQEYQLINFTKGEYLMYGVHENPIEKIKNDTVRIGNLYMRSFVLGKSQLPYVEAFLKLTKEKNIKTLVIWPKVFPGYYSYYEKFQVKEVWWNPIEVMAKQYGASSLNWNQPNTCDLFNDASHQSALCFVDQMKEIWINYAER, encoded by the coding sequence TTGAAATCAAAACCATTTTTATTTTACCCAGTTGTTCTCTTTTTATTTATTTTTTTAGTAGATAAAATATTTTTATTACCAATCTTTCATGATGAATTTCTGCAGGCTGGTAATTCCGTTTTTTATTTTCAAAGAAAGGTATTAAAGGAACGCCTACTGAGAGACCCGGATTTAAAGGATAAAAAACTCGCTCTTGTTTTTGGGGACTCTCGGTCCTATCCTTTTTCTGAATTAGGCATCCCTGAACCTCATAAAAAAGATTGGTCTTTATACAATTTCAGTAGCCCTCAAGGAATTCCTATGAATTCCTTCATCCAATTCCAAGAAATTTTGGAATCAGGGGTCACACCAAATTTTGTCATTTTGTCTCTGAGTCCAGAAGCCTTTGATGATTCCAAAGGTTTTATCCTCTCTCCTTTTTTAAGGATGGGCTGTGACAAAAACTGCATTGAAACCGTTTGGGAAGATGTTCCTAGTAAAGAAAAATGGTATTATTTCTTAGACCACGTTTTTGCAATTCGAAGTGTTGAGTTCAATCTATCGTTATTTTCATCCCGACTCAAACAAGGAAAACTGAGAGAATACAAATCCGCATACAACCAAGAATACCAACTCATCAATTTCACAAAAGGTGAGTATCTCATGTATGGTGTACATGAAAATCCAATTGAAAAAATCAAAAACGATACTGTCCGGATCGGTAATTTATACATGCGATCTTTTGTTTTAGGTAAATCTCAACTACCATATGTGGAAGCTTTTTTAAAACTCACGAAAGAAAAGAATATCAAAACTTTAGTGATTTGGCCAAAAGTTTTCCCAGGTTATTACTCCTATTATGAAAAATTCCAAGTAAAAGAAGTTTGGTGGAATCCAATAGAAGTCATGGCGAAACAATACGGAGCTTCTTCTCTCAATTGGAACCAGCCAAATACTTGTGATTTATTCAATGATGCTTCCCACCAATCTGCATTATGTTTTGTCGATCAGATGAAAGAAATTTGGATCAATTACGCTGAAAGATAG
- a CDS encoding HPP family protein produces MKAPLLAKRNKLSYRFAIWSFISSTVSIWSILIITNLSGHTLLIGSFGATAVLLFAVPDAPLSQPRNLIGGHILSACIAVLLVQTIGTNFLTIGLSVGLSILVMYLTHTLHPPGGATALIGVIGGVGVEFIFFPVMVGVLVLLCNALVVNNLVHHRKYPVVWF; encoded by the coding sequence ATTAAAGCACCACTTCTCGCGAAACGAAACAAACTTTCCTATCGTTTTGCCATTTGGAGTTTTATCAGTAGTACGGTTTCGATATGGTCCATTTTAATCATTACTAATTTGTCAGGGCATACCTTACTCATTGGTTCATTTGGAGCCACCGCTGTTTTATTATTTGCTGTTCCAGATGCACCCCTTTCCCAACCACGAAATCTCATCGGAGGTCATATCCTTTCTGCATGTATCGCCGTTTTGCTTGTACAAACAATCGGCACTAATTTTTTGACGATCGGGTTATCGGTTGGTCTTTCAATCCTTGTCATGTATCTGACTCATACCTTACACCCTCCAGGAGGGGCCACTGCGCTGATTGGTGTGATTGGGGGAGTGGGAGTGGAATTTATATTTTTTCCCGTTATGGTAGGTGTTCTTGTATTACTTTGTAATGCGTTAGTCGTGAACAATCTGGTACACCACCGGAAGTATCCGGTGGTGTGGTTTTAG
- the fsa gene encoding fructose-6-phosphate aldolase, producing the protein MNLFLDTANIDEIKKVHELGLLDGITTNPSIIAKSGRKFTEVIKEICSFVKGPVSAEVLATDAPTMIKEGLELSKIAENVVVKVPLIPEGMKAVKAFAEQGIQTNVTLCFTANQALLAAKAGATFISPFVGRLDDVGYDGLELISEIREIYDNYGIETQILAASVRHPIHFKEVALRGADCVTLPYSVFEMLFKHPLTDSGLAKFVEDSKKLNW; encoded by the coding sequence ATGAATTTATTTTTAGACACAGCCAACATTGACGAAATCAAAAAAGTCCATGAATTAGGCTTACTTGACGGTATCACGACAAACCCTTCCATCATTGCAAAATCAGGCCGAAAATTCACAGAAGTCATCAAAGAAATCTGTAGTTTTGTAAAAGGTCCTGTAAGTGCCGAGGTACTTGCGACCGATGCGCCGACCATGATCAAAGAAGGATTAGAACTTTCTAAAATTGCAGAAAACGTTGTAGTCAAAGTCCCTCTCATCCCTGAAGGCATGAAAGCAGTGAAAGCATTTGCAGAACAAGGGATCCAAACAAACGTTACACTTTGTTTCACAGCAAACCAAGCCTTACTTGCAGCAAAAGCTGGTGCAACCTTTATCTCTCCCTTCGTAGGACGATTGGATGATGTGGGATACGATGGTTTGGAACTCATTTCTGAGATCCGAGAAATTTACGACAACTACGGAATTGAAACTCAAATCCTTGCGGCATCTGTTCGCCACCCCATTCACTTCAAAGAAGTGGCATTACGCGGAGCGGATTGTGTGACACTTCCTTATTCGGTATTTGAAATGTTATTCAAACACCCACTCACAGACAGTGGACTTGCTAAGTTTGTCGAAGACTCCAAAAAACTAAACTGGTAA
- the purH gene encoding bifunctional phosphoribosylaminoimidazolecarboxamide formyltransferase/IMP cyclohydrolase, whose amino-acid sequence MIQIKRALVSVSDKTGITEICSFLTKHGVEILSTGGTYDALSKAGIAVKKVDEFTGFPEILHGRVKTLHPKIHGGLLGDTTNPDHVKQMESNGIVPITLVIVNLYPFVKTVMKPDVTLEDAIENIDIGGPSMLRSAAKNHKNVVVLTDPKDYESFQNEFTTNNGKISRETAFGYAAKVFSETASYDSAISSYFNKRLGIKYPDKITFAFNKKQKLRYGENPHQDAAFYEPLFLKSQFEALQGKELSFNNMLDFDAAFHVASLLPKNAVSIVKHLNPCGIAFGETVLESFELARKTDPISAFGGIIGIHGRVEKESAEEITKNFVEGVIAESFSNEALEIFAKKPNIRLIPIAKFDEALDELDLRSLHHGLLIQNRDYDLITKDKLKIVSKKQPTEDDLEGLMFAWNCVKFIKSNAIVYTDQNSTLGIGAGQMSRVDSVELGAMKAQKVGLSVVGSYVGSDAFFPFRDGIDAIAKVGAKAIIQPGGSIRDEEVIQAADEHGLIMVFTGMRHFRH is encoded by the coding sequence ATGATTCAAATCAAAAGAGCACTTGTTTCCGTTTCTGATAAAACGGGAATCACAGAAATCTGTTCCTTCCTAACCAAACACGGCGTGGAAATTTTATCCACCGGTGGAACATACGATGCCCTTTCCAAAGCAGGGATCGCTGTGAAAAAGGTAGATGAGTTCACTGGTTTCCCAGAAATTTTACATGGTCGAGTGAAAACCCTTCACCCTAAAATCCATGGAGGGTTACTAGGAGACACAACGAACCCCGATCACGTCAAACAAATGGAATCCAATGGGATTGTTCCCATCACACTTGTCATTGTGAATTTATATCCTTTTGTCAAAACTGTGATGAAACCAGATGTCACTTTAGAAGATGCGATTGAAAACATTGATATTGGTGGACCGTCGATGCTCCGTTCGGCGGCAAAAAATCACAAAAACGTTGTGGTTCTCACCGATCCAAAGGATTATGAATCCTTTCAAAACGAATTCACGACAAACAATGGAAAGATTTCAAGAGAAACTGCTTTCGGTTATGCCGCAAAAGTATTTTCAGAAACCGCATCCTATGATTCCGCCATTTCTTCCTACTTTAACAAACGTTTAGGGATCAAATATCCTGATAAAATCACTTTTGCCTTTAATAAAAAACAAAAATTACGCTATGGGGAGAACCCACACCAAGATGCTGCATTTTACGAACCACTCTTTCTCAAATCGCAATTCGAAGCATTACAAGGGAAAGAACTTTCATTTAATAATATGTTGGATTTTGATGCTGCATTTCACGTAGCAAGTTTACTTCCGAAAAATGCAGTCTCGATCGTGAAACATTTAAATCCTTGTGGGATTGCCTTTGGTGAAACTGTTTTAGAATCGTTTGAACTAGCGAGAAAAACCGATCCTATTTCTGCCTTTGGTGGAATCATCGGAATCCATGGGCGAGTGGAAAAAGAATCTGCGGAAGAGATTACAAAAAACTTCGTGGAAGGTGTGATTGCCGAAAGTTTTTCCAATGAAGCCTTAGAAATTTTTGCAAAGAAACCAAACATCCGTTTGATCCCGATCGCAAAATTTGATGAAGCACTCGATGAACTTGACTTACGATCCCTCCACCACGGGCTTCTCATTCAAAATAGAGATTATGATTTGATCACAAAAGACAAACTAAAAATTGTTTCGAAAAAACAACCTACCGAAGATGATTTGGAAGGTTTGATGTTTGCTTGGAATTGTGTGAAATTCATCAAGTCCAATGCAATTGTGTATACAGACCAAAACTCAACGCTTGGAATTGGTGCAGGCCAAATGTCTCGTGTGGATTCCGTAGAACTCGGTGCCATGAAAGCTCAGAAAGTAGGACTCTCCGTTGTGGGTTCTTATGTAGGGAGTGATGCCTTTTTCCCATTTCGGGATGGGATTGATGCCATTGCCAAGGTTGGTGCCAAAGCGATCATCCAACCAGGCGGATCCATCCGTGACGAGGAAGTGATCCAAGCCGCTGATGAACATGGGCTCATTATGGTCTTCACTGGTATGAGGCATTTCCGTCACTAA
- the purN gene encoding phosphoribosylglycinamide formyltransferase — MGKTKRVVFLASGRGSNFSAAVESIQKKKLKLDILALVSDNPEAKALTIAKNFGISTKVIPYGSYQSKSDYHRDLLRQVEAYDPDLIVACGYMRILKPEFVQRFKNQIINVHPSLLPAFPGLDSQKQALDYGVKVAGCTVHFVWEGVDTGPIILQKAIAIRPEWTEKELSLAILKEEHIILPLAIQLFCEDKLKIKERKVEILK, encoded by the coding sequence ATGGGAAAAACAAAACGTGTTGTTTTTTTAGCTTCGGGCCGAGGGTCCAATTTTTCGGCGGCGGTGGAATCCATCCAAAAAAAGAAGCTAAAATTGGACATCCTTGCCCTCGTTTCCGACAATCCGGAAGCAAAGGCTCTTACCATTGCCAAAAACTTCGGGATTTCCACCAAAGTGATCCCATACGGCTCTTACCAATCCAAATCCGACTACCACAGGGATTTACTCAGGCAAGTTGAGGCGTATGACCCTGACTTAATCGTAGCATGCGGTTACATGCGAATTCTGAAACCAGAATTTGTCCAAAGGTTCAAAAACCAAATCATCAATGTCCACCCGAGCCTGCTCCCAGCGTTTCCAGGACTTGATTCTCAAAAACAAGCCTTGGATTATGGAGTCAAAGTGGCAGGATGCACTGTCCATTTTGTTTGGGAAGGTGTGGATACAGGACCCATCATTTTACAAAAAGCGATTGCCATTCGACCGGAATGGACTGAAAAAGAATTATCCTTGGCAATACTAAAGGAAGAACATATAATCCTTCCACTCGCCATACAACTGTTTTGTGAAGATAAATTAAAAATCAAAGAACGAAAGGTAGAAATCCTAAAATGA
- the fliS gene encoding flagellar export chaperone FliS — protein MSLARKTGASAYNEYKANEISTVSQIKLIVMLFDGAIRFLGVAKDNMTPRKYDVVNANIIKTQDIITELLLSLNMEEGKEVANNLLSLYIYLKKRLLEANMRKDKAIIEECIKILGELKHSWEDLEKKEPQAPSQSAGSRPTGISITG, from the coding sequence ATGTCGCTTGCGAGAAAAACCGGTGCCTCTGCTTACAATGAATACAAAGCCAATGAGATCTCAACCGTTAGCCAGATCAAATTGATTGTCATGTTATTTGATGGGGCCATTCGTTTCCTAGGTGTCGCAAAAGACAATATGACTCCGAGAAAGTATGATGTTGTGAATGCAAACATCATCAAAACCCAAGACATCATTACGGAACTTTTATTGTCTCTCAATATGGAAGAGGGAAAAGAAGTCGCAAATAACCTTTTGTCTTTATATATTTACCTGAAAAAAAGGCTTCTGGAAGCAAATATGCGGAAGGACAAGGCCATCATAGAAGAATGTATTAAAATCTTAGGGGAGCTGAAACACTCTTGGGAAGACTTAGAGAAAAAGGAACCACAAGCTCCCTCTCAAAGCGCAGGTTCTAGACCAACTGGAATTTCCATCACAGGATAA
- a CDS encoding DnaJ domain-containing protein yields MDKKLLLNDSLQFLGLSTGFTEAELRDSYHKLAKKYHPDTGEFTSEVMFLELNKHYEALKEFLLIYHEDDFEDNLQEVGGEGIGFSNPKSEHPTENKPSKDPIFQEYKLAKEKETEAILRYYEKRNLHPIELSSSLNQELVQLQKELEPVLLVYATITREHPKSLWARDARDSLERLRVWWPKG; encoded by the coding sequence ATGGACAAAAAACTACTGCTAAATGACTCACTTCAATTTTTAGGATTAAGTACTGGATTTACTGAAGCTGAATTAAGAGACTCCTATCACAAATTAGCAAAAAAATACCATCCCGATACGGGAGAGTTTACAAGCGAAGTGATGTTTCTGGAATTAAACAAACATTACGAGGCATTAAAAGAATTCCTACTCATCTATCATGAAGATGATTTCGAAGACAATTTACAAGAAGTAGGTGGTGAGGGCATTGGGTTTTCCAATCCAAAAAGTGAACACCCTACCGAAAACAAACCTTCCAAGGATCCTATCTTCCAAGAATACAAATTGGCAAAAGAAAAAGAAACAGAAGCCATCCTTCGTTATTACGAAAAAAGAAACCTACATCCGATCGAACTTTCTTCTTCATTAAACCAAGAGTTGGTTCAATTACAAAAAGAATTGGAACCTGTCTTACTCGTATATGCAACCATAACAAGAGAACATCCGAAAAGCCTATGGGCAAGAGATGCAAGGGATTCTTTGGAACGTCTGCGGGTTTGGTGGCCCAAAGGATAA
- a CDS encoding TRAP transporter large permease — protein MGSWGILLLLLGLILLRQPLIVLMGAITVFCYYFLPEPPLESFHELNSIIGDLFFAGDKEILLAIPLFIIAGNLMTHGSIARRLIRIAQAMTAPIPAGLAIAGVFSCGIFAAISGSSPVTLIAIGGLMYPSLTKAGYPTQFSMGLLASGGTLGIIIPPSIPMIVYAIMVGVSVTDLFIAGIGPGILLMSLLMMYSVFRAGKVGRGKWDWAEIRIAWKEGVLALMMPVVILGGIYSGFFTATESAAIAVFYAILVEVFIHKELSFPKIPKIMAESAEMLGILFLILILAVSLNKFMIENEIPQNLVAKMSELISSPVTFLIGVNILLLVVGMFMDIMSAILVLAPLLAPMAVNYGINPVHFGIIMIVNLEIGYLTPPVGVNLFVASGIFKQPLGKVIQSVAPIVGLFLIGLVLISWIPDISLGLLGGDAVAPSP, from the coding sequence ATGGGTTCTTGGGGAATACTCCTACTCTTACTTGGTCTGATTTTACTCAGACAACCACTCATCGTACTCATGGGTGCCATCACCGTTTTTTGTTATTACTTCTTACCAGAACCACCGCTTGAGTCCTTCCATGAACTCAATAGCATCATAGGCGATTTATTCTTCGCTGGTGATAAGGAAATCCTTCTTGCGATTCCCCTTTTCATCATTGCAGGAAATCTCATGACCCATGGGAGTATTGCGCGAAGGCTCATCCGCATCGCACAAGCCATGACAGCACCGATCCCAGCAGGACTTGCCATCGCGGGAGTTTTCTCTTGTGGTATCTTTGCTGCCATTTCGGGCTCCTCTCCCGTCACTCTGATTGCCATTGGAGGACTCATGTATCCTTCGCTTACGAAAGCAGGATACCCCACTCAGTTTTCGATGGGACTACTTGCTTCCGGTGGAACCCTAGGGATCATCATCCCACCGAGTATCCCAATGATCGTGTATGCGATTATGGTGGGAGTTTCGGTGACAGACCTTTTCATTGCAGGGATCGGACCTGGAATTTTACTCATGAGTTTGCTTATGATGTATTCTGTCTTCCGTGCAGGAAAAGTGGGCCGAGGGAAATGGGATTGGGCTGAGATTCGGATTGCCTGGAAAGAAGGTGTACTTGCTTTGATGATGCCCGTTGTCATCCTCGGTGGGATTTACTCCGGATTTTTCACAGCAACAGAATCAGCAGCCATCGCTGTTTTTTATGCCATCCTCGTGGAAGTTTTCATCCACAAAGAATTAAGTTTTCCAAAAATTCCCAAAATCATGGCGGAAAGCGCTGAGATGCTTGGGATCTTATTTCTCATCCTCATCCTTGCGGTGAGTTTGAATAAGTTCATGATCGAAAACGAAATCCCTCAAAACCTAGTGGCAAAAATGTCGGAACTCATTTCGAGTCCCGTCACCTTTCTCATTGGAGTGAACATCTTGTTACTTGTTGTTGGGATGTTCATGGACATCATGAGTGCCATTCTGGTGCTTGCACCACTACTCGCTCCGATGGCAGTGAATTACGGGATCAATCCAGTTCATTTTGGAATCATCATGATTGTAAACTTGGAGATTGGTTACCTGACTCCTCCAGTTGGGGTCAACCTCTTTGTGGCATCAGGGATCTTCAAACAGCCGTTAGGAAAAGTGATCCAATCTGTGGCGCCGATTGTGGGACTATTTCTAATTGGACTTGTCCTCATCAGCTGGATCCCAGACATTTCCCTGGGATTACTTGGTGGAGACGCCGTCGCTCCTAGTCCTTAA
- a CDS encoding TRAP transporter small permease, with product MKFVERILNTLSFGEKWAGGICFLLLTLLMIADVSKREVVDKVLGWTLEATEAYPNTGFAGFVGDWSVYIAESIHSGTSSFLDWLGLGGIIWAQKLSLYFMLWGGLFGSALASAKGSHLRPEIADKVLPKAILFYVKIIEQWVIAIFFLFLAYLSVIYVLESISLDEVNPVTEIHLWKVQMIFPYIFLSMGFRHLCYGIFPSLIPSDINEATEALELAEKELSESNSGGKH from the coding sequence ATGAAATTCGTCGAACGAATTCTAAATACATTGAGTTTCGGCGAGAAATGGGCAGGGGGAATTTGTTTCCTTCTGCTCACTCTTCTCATGATCGCAGACGTCTCCAAAAGGGAAGTCGTCGATAAAGTGTTAGGTTGGACCTTGGAAGCAACGGAAGCATATCCCAATACAGGATTTGCTGGATTTGTAGGTGATTGGAGTGTTTACATTGCGGAATCCATCCATAGTGGCACCTCCTCCTTTTTGGATTGGTTGGGCCTTGGTGGAATCATTTGGGCACAAAAATTATCCCTTTATTTTATGTTATGGGGTGGACTCTTTGGATCGGCACTTGCCAGCGCGAAAGGTTCTCACCTAAGGCCAGAAATTGCAGATAAAGTTTTGCCAAAGGCCATTTTGTTTTATGTAAAAATCATCGAACAGTGGGTGATTGCCATTTTCTTTTTATTCTTAGCTTACTTATCCGTAATTTATGTTTTAGAAAGTATTAGTTTAGATGAAGTAAACCCAGTCACAGAAATCCATTTATGGAAAGTCCAAATGATTTTTCCCTATATCTTTCTCTCAATGGGATTTCGCCATTTGTGTTATGGAATTTTTCCTTCTTTGATTCCTTCTGACATCAATGAAGCCACAGAGGCTTTGGAACTAGCGGAAAAAGAACTTTCCGAATCTAACTCAGGAGGGAAACACTAA